A stretch of the Hippocampus zosterae strain Florida chromosome 18, ASM2543408v3, whole genome shotgun sequence genome encodes the following:
- the LOC127591266 gene encoding ankyrin-1-like isoform X8, translating to MAQAAKQLRKTKDLAEAAAQEQREKEEQKIKKRNRSRDRRRKADTTTSFLRAARSGNLDKALDHIKNGIDINIANQNGLNGLHLASKEGHVKMVLELLHSGIELEATTKKGNTALHIAALAGQEKVVAELVNYGANVNAQSHKGFSPLYMAAQENHLEVVKFLLENSANQSLPTEDGFTPLAVALQQGHENVVALLINYGTKGKVRLPALHIAARNDDTRTAAVLLQNDPNPDVLSKTGFTPLHIAAHYENMSVAQLLLNRGANVHFTPKNGITPLHIASRRGNMMMVRLLLDRGAQIDAKTKDELTPLHCAARNGHVRIIEILLEHGAPIQAKTKNGLSPIHMAAQGDHMDCVRQLLQYNAEIDDITLDHLTPLHVAAHCGHHRMGKVLLDKGAKANARALNGFTPLHIACKKNHMRSMDLLLKHSASLEAVTESGLTPLHVAAFMGHLNIVKNLLQRGASPNASNVKVETPLHMASRAGHCEVAQFLLQNSAQVDARAKDDQTPLHCAARMGHKELVKLLLEHKANPDSSTTAGHTPLHIAAREGHIHTIRILLDAGAQQTKMTKKGFTPLHVASKYGKVDVAELLLERGANPNAAGKNGLTALHVAVHHNNLDVVKLLVSKGGSAHSNARNGYTPLHIAAKQNQMEVASCLLQNGASPNAESLQGITPLHLASQEGRPDIVALLISKQANVNLGNKNGLTPLHLVAQEGHVGIADTLVKQGASVYAASRMGYTPLHVACHYGNIKMVKFLLQQQAHVNSKTRMGYTPLHQAAQQGHTDIVTLLLKHGARPNEITSNGTSPLGIAKRLGYISVIDVLKLVTEESVSAITIEKHRMSFPETVDEILDVSEDEGVAQLTLGDELLGMDGARYLKLDDFKDQDDDFLSPKKTLKDFEGGVGTTPYSPAIPRIPCVSPETVLLDQHTPIPLPKEYDEDSLIPSSPATETSDNVSPVASPIHTGFLVSFMVDARGGSMRGSRHHGLRVIIPPRTCAAPTRITCRLVKPQKLTTPPPLVEGEGLASRIISLGPSSMQFLGPVIVEIPHFASLARGDRELVVLRSENGSVWKEHRNRYGDEVLETILNGMDEDLESQEELEKKRIRRIISTDFPLYFAVVSRIQQESDLIGPEGGRLSSKLVPHVEAIFPETAVTKRVRLGLQAQPIPDELLTRQLGNQATFSPVVTIEPRRRKFHRPIGLRIPLPPSWRESPRDAGEGDTTSLRLLCSVIGGTAPAQWEDITGTTKLMYANSCANFTTNVSARFWLADCPRTAEAVTFANLLYRELMAVPYMAKFVIFAKMNEAREGRLRCYCMTDDKMDKTLELHENFTEVARSRDIELMEGMPLHLECSGNLVPIRKATQQPRTFSFQAFRDNRLPVSVKVRDSNKDATGFLSFLRKCTKYEDAQHVLCNLNIAMPPCIKVVGSEERRRTLTPLALRERYSALNEPSLATVNAMERTEVKINIISEQLGLSWAELARELQFGVDDINRIRVENPNSLLDQSLALLNLWVAREGKRAKMESLYTALKNIDRADIVSSLEAQATQLAPGSSEEGACRLGDRDSTLLSPGTINEVTDTRPSRLVHKPRVIRPPFFRRGYGLVQEELLSPASMQYSLPSPLGAEPYWQEVSSLECAPIAATEEDTLMEMSDVHVWPTGLSPSLVTVEDSSLDGSSRADDSEGATLSLPCSLGRPSSGASGASSSLMELEEEEEEEEEEEGEVEEEEAPLEPVGALAERDRVRASGAVPKVNLNGQLGGQRSDGRRGEAPARGGGAKRGGAGLGSVEGICVVTGQQMYAEASPLSRVGEHNGDNRLVGGGAFQPYLPDKDSLQGWVGSVSTGRNKSAPGLHAAQEALLTPREEKDDCAADERGSTLNRKDKRATAKASSTKPCPERKGK from the exons GCTGACACAACCACCAGCTTCCTGCGCGCCGCTCGCTcaggcaacctggacaaagctCTGGATCACATCAAGAATGGAATAGACATCAATATAGCGAATCAA AACGGTCTCAACGGCTTACATCTGGCCTCGAAAGAGGGTCACGTGAAAATGGTCCTGGAGCTCCTTCACTCGGGCATCGAACTCGAAGCCACCACCAAG AAAGgcaacactgctctccatatCGCGGCGCTGGCGGGCCAGGAGAAAGTGGTGGCTGAGCTGGTCAATTATGGCGCAAACGTTAACGCCCAGTCACAt AAAGGGTTTAGTCCTCTCTACATGGCAGCACAGGAAAATCATCTCGAGGTGGTCAAGTTCCTGCTTGAGAACAGCGCCAATCAGAGTCTGCCCACCGAG GACGGCTTCACCCCTCTGGCGGTGGCCCTGCAGCAGGGCCATGAAAACGTTGTAGCACTGCTCATTAACTATGGCACCAAAGGCAAGGTCCGCCTCCCTGCACTGCACATCGCTGCCCGAAATGACGACACGCGCACCGCCGCTGTGCTCCTGCAGAACGACCCGAATCCTGATGTTCTCAGCAAG ACTGGTTTCACCCCTCTACATATCGCAGCCCACTATGAGAATATGAGCGTAGCCCAGCTGCTACTTAACAGAGGAGCCAACGTTCACTTCACCCCGAAG AATGGCATCACACCACTTCATATCGCCTCCAGGAGGGGCAATATGATGATGGTCAGACTCCTGCTGGACAGAGGGGCCCAGATAGATGCCAAAACaaag GATGAATTGACTCCGCTTCACTGTGCAGCTCGAAATGGACACGTTCGCATCATTGAGATCCTGCTGGAACACGGTGCGCCCATCCAAGCTAAAACCAAG AATGGTCTGTCCCCCATCCACATGGCAGCTCAGGGGGATCACATGGACTGCGTTAGACAGCTACTACAATACAACGCCGAGATCGACGACATCACGCTGGACCATTTAACCCCTCTTCATGTAGCGGCCCACTGTGGTCACCATCGCATGGGCAAAGTTCTTCTGGACAAGGGGGCCAAAGCCAATGCTCGAGCTCTG AATGGATTCACACCACTCCATATTGCATGCAAGAAGAACCATATGCGCTCAATGGATTTGCTGCTCAAACACTCTGCTTCCCTCGAAGCCGTCACAGAG TCTGGCCTCACTCCTCTCCATGTAGCAGCTTTCATGGGTCACTTGAACATAGTGAAGAACCTGCTCCAGAGAGGGGCTTCACCTAATGCTTCCAATGTG AAGGTGGAGACCCCCCTCCACATGGCCTCCAGAGCAGGACACTGTGAAGTTGCCCAGTTTTTGTTGCAGAACTCAGCACAAGTGGATGCTAGGGCTAAG GACGACCAAACCCCCCTTCACTGTGCGGCTCGAATGGGACACAAGGAGCTGGTCAAGCTACTTCTTGAACACAAGGCTAACCCTGACTCGTCCACCACTGCAGGGCACACTCCCTTGCACATCGCCGCACGGGAAGGACACATCCACACGATTCGCATTTTGTTGGACGCTGGAGCACAGCAGACCAAAATGACTAAG AAAGGCTTCACGCCCCTCCACGTGGCCTCTAAATACGGAAAAGTAGACGTAGCGGAGCTCCTTCTTGAGAGAGGTGCCAATCCCAATGCGGCGGGCAAG AATGGTCTGACAGCCCTGCATGTGGCAGTTCACCACAACAACCTGGATGTTGTTAAGCTCCTGGTCAGCAAGGGAGGATCCGCACATAGCAACGCTCGG AATGGTTACACTCCTCTCCATATAGCAGCCAAACAGAATCAGATGGAAGTAGCCAGTTGCCTGCTGCAGAACGGGGCATCGCCCAATGCCGAGTCCCTCCAAGGCATCACGCCCCTGCACTTGGCCTCACAAGAGGGACGGCCCGACATTGTGGCTCTACTCATCTCCAAGCAAGCGAACGTAAATCTAGGAAACAAG AATGGATTGACCCCTCTCCATCTGGTGGCGCAAGAGGGCCACGTGGGCATTGCCGACACGCTAGTCAAACAGGGAGCGTCTGTTTATGCTGCTTCGCGG ATGGGTTACACACCCCTTCACGTGGCCTGTCACTATGGTAACATCAAAATGGTCAAGTTCCTGCTGCAGCAGCAGGCGCATGTGAATAGCAAAACACGG ATGGGCTACACACCGTTGCACCAAGCAGCTCAGCAGGGTCACACCGATATTGTCACCCTGCTGTTAAAACACGGGGCCCGGCCCAATGAGATTACGTCG AATGGGACGTCTCCACTGGGCATCGCAAAACGTCTTGGTTACATCTCTGTCATCGACGTGCTTAAACTGGTGACTGAGGAATCCGTCTCAGCG ATCACCATCGAAAAGCATCGGATGAGTTTTCCTGAGACGGTGGATGAGATTTTGGACGTCTCCGAGGATGAAG GGGTCGCCCAGCTAACGTTAG GCGACGAGTTGCTCGGAATGGACGGAGCGCGCTATTTGAAGCTTGATGATTTCAAGGATCAAGACGATGACTTCCTCTCTCCTAAGAAGACGCTTAAAGATTTTGAAGGTGGTGTGGGGACCAC TCCCTACTCTCCCGCCATTCCCAGGATCCCTTGCGTGTCGCCGGAAACCGTTCTTCTCGATCAG CACACCCCCATTCCGCTGCCGAAGGAGTATGACGAAGACTCTCTTATCCCGAGCAGTCCAGCCACAGAAACCTCAGACAATGTCAGCCCTGTGGCCAGCCCCATTCACACTGG CTTCCTGGTGAGCTTCATGGTAGACGCCCGCGGAGGCTCCATGCGAGGCAGCAGACATCACGGCCTGCGAGTGATCATCCCTCCTCGGACCTGCGCCGCACCGACACGCATCACCTGCCGCCTGGTCAAACCCCAGAAGTTGACCACACCCCCTCCActggtggagggcgagggcCTTGCCAGCCGTATCATCTCGCTGGGTCCGTCCAGCATGCAGTTCCTTGG GCCAGTTATCGTGGAGATCCCACACTTTGCctcactggctcgaggggaccgCGAGCTCGTGGTCCTCCGTAGTGAGAACGGCTCCGTCTGGAAAGAACACCGGAATCGCTACGGCGATGAAGTGCTGGAAACCATCCTGAATGGCATGGATGAAG ACCTCGAAAGTCAAGaggagttggaaaaaaaacggattcgTCGGATCATCTCCACTGACTTCCCACTGTACTTTGCCGTGGTTTCCCGCATTCAGCAAGAGAGCGATCTGATTGGTCCAGAGGGCGGTCGTCTGAGCAGTAAACTGGTGCCCCACGTTGAGGCCATTTTTCCCGAGACGGCTGTCACCAAAAGAGTGAGACTGGGACTGCAG GCCCAGCCCATCCCCGATGAGTTGCTGACTCGACAACTCGGCAACCAGGCGACCTTCAGTCCCGTGGTCACAATCGAACCACGCAGGCGCAAATTTCACCGTCCAATCGGACTGCGTATTCCGCTCCCGCCGTCCTGGCGTGAGAGCCCTCGTGATGCCGGCGAGGGTGACACCACCAGCCTGCGCCTCCTCTGCAGTGTCATTG GTGGGACAGCACCTGCTCAGTGGGAGGACATCACCGGAACAACCAAGCTGATGTATGCAAACAGCTGTGCCAATTTTACAACGAACGTCTCTGCAAG GTTCTGGCTCGCAGATTGTCCCCGCACGGCAGAGGCCGTGACCTTCGCCAACCTTTTGTACCGGGAACTGATGGCCGTGCCTTACATGGCAAAGTTTGTCATCTTTGCAAAGATGAACGAGGCGCGGGAAGGACGCCTGCGTTGTTACTGCATGACCGATGACAAGATGGACAAGACGCTGGAGTTGCACGAAAACTTCACCGAAGTGGCACGGAGTCGAGACATCGAG CTAATGGAGGGTATGCCGCTGCATCTGGAATGCTCCGGGAACCTGGTGCCAATCAGGAAAGCCACACAGCAGCCTCGCACCTTCAGCTTCCAGGCCTTCAGGGATAACCGGCTGCCCGTTTCTGTCAAG GTCAGAGACAGCAACAAGGATGCCACAGGGTTTTTGTCCTTCCTGCGAAAGTGCACCAAGTATGAGGATGCTCAGCATGTGCTATGCAACCTCAACATAGCAATGCCACCCTGCATCAAG gtTGTCGGAAGTGAAGAACGCAGGAGAACTTTAACACCTCTCGCCCTGAGGGAGCGCTACAGTGCTCTGAATGAGCCCAGTTTGG CCACAGTGAATGCAATGGAAAGGACTGAGGTCAAGATCAACATCATATCGGAGCAACTGGGTTTAAGTTGGGCAG AGTTGGCACGAGAGCTTCAGTTTGGCGTCGATGACATCAACAGGATCCGCGTGGAGAACCCCAACTCTCTGCTGGACCAGAGCCTCGCCTTGCTCAACCTCTGGGTTGCTAGAGAGGGCAAGAGGGCAAAGA TGGAGAGTCTGTACACTGCTTTGAAGAACATTGACCGTGCAGACATCGTAAGCTCCCTGGAGGCTCAGGCTACACAACTGGCGCCCGGCTCTTCAGAGGAGGGCGCTTGCCGACTGGGCGATCGAGACTCCACCTTGCTGTCGCCCGGTACCATCAATG AGGTTACGGACACAAGGCCATCGCGCCTGGTGCACAAGCCACGAGTTATTAGACCCCCGTTTTTCAGGAGGG GTTATGGGCTGGTTCAGGAGGAGCTGCTGTCTCCGGCCTCCATGCAATACAGTTTGCCTTCTCCTCTTGGTGCAGAGCCCTACTGGCAGGAAGTATCCAGTCTGGAGTGCGCCCCCATCGCCGCCACAGAAGAAGACACTTTGATGGAGATGTCGGACGTCCACGTGTGGCCAACGGGGCTCAGCCCCTCGCTGGTTACGGTGGAAGACTCTTCTTTGGATGGCAGCAGCCGAGCGGACGACTCGGAGGGCGCCACGCTCTCCCTTCCCTGCAGTTTGGGCCGCCCGAGCAGCGGAGCGAGCGGGGCGAGCAGCTCCCTCatggagctggaggaggaagaggaggaggaggaggaggaggaaggggaggttgaggaggaggaggcgccaCTGGAGCCAGTGGGCGCGCTGGCGGAAAGGGACCGGGTCAGAGCCAGTGGCGCCGTTCCCAAGGTCAACTTGAATGGCCAGCTGGGAGGTCAGAGGTCGGACGGGAGGAGAGGGGAAGCTCCCGCgaggggaggaggagccaaaagAGGCGGGGCAGGGCTTGGTTCAGTGGAAGGCATTTGTGTTGTTACAGGCCAGCAGATGTACGCTGAGGCGTCTCCGTTGAGTCGAGTGGGCGAGCACAATGGAGACAACCG GTTGGTTGGGGGCGGAGCTTTTCAACCTTACCTACCTGACAAGGATTCCTTGCAGGGCTGGGTGGGCTCAGTATCAACGGGACGGAACAAGAGCGCGCCAGGCCTGCACGCCGCCCAGGaggctctgctgactccg AGAGAGGAGAAAGACGACTGTGCTGCTGACGAACGCGGGAGCACTCTCAATCGAAAG GACAAGAGAGCCACCGCCAAAGCTTCCTCCACAAAACCATGTCCAGAGCGCAAAGGAAAGTGA
- the LOC127591266 gene encoding ankyrin-1-like isoform X6, producing the protein MAQAAKQLRKTKDLAEAAAQEQREKEEQKIKKRNRSRDRRRKADTTTSFLRAARSGNLDKALDHIKNGIDINIANQNGLNGLHLASKEGHVKMVLELLHSGIELEATTKKGNTALHIAALAGQEKVVAELVNYGANVNAQSHKGFSPLYMAAQENHLEVVKFLLENSANQSLPTEDGFTPLAVALQQGHENVVALLINYGTKGKVRLPALHIAARNDDTRTAAVLLQNDPNPDVLSKTGFTPLHIAAHYENMSVAQLLLNRGANVHFTPKNGITPLHIASRRGNMMMVRLLLDRGAQIDAKTKDELTPLHCAARNGHVRIIEILLEHGAPIQAKTKNGLSPIHMAAQGDHMDCVRQLLQYNAEIDDITLDHLTPLHVAAHCGHHRMGKVLLDKGAKANARALNGFTPLHIACKKNHMRSMDLLLKHSASLEAVTESGLTPLHVAAFMGHLNIVKNLLQRGASPNASNVKVETPLHMASRAGHCEVAQFLLQNSAQVDARAKDDQTPLHCAARMGHKELVKLLLEHKANPDSSTTAGHTPLHIAAREGHIHTIRILLDAGAQQTKMTKKGFTPLHVASKYGKVDVAELLLERGANPNAAGKNGLTALHVAVHHNNLDVVKLLVSKGGSAHSNARNGYTPLHIAAKQNQMEVASCLLQNGASPNAESLQGITPLHLASQEGRPDIVALLISKQANVNLGNKNGLTPLHLVAQEGHVGIADTLVKQGASVYAASRMGYTPLHVACHYGNIKMVKFLLQQQAHVNSKTRMGYTPLHQAAQQGHTDIVTLLLKHGARPNEITSNGTSPLGIAKRLGYISVIDVLKLVTEESVSAITIEKHRMSFPETVDEILDVSEDEGVAQLTLGDELLGMDGARYLKLDDFKDQDDDFLSPKKTLKDFEGGVGTTPYSPAIPRIPCVSPETVLLDQHTPIPLPKEYDEDSLIPSSPATETSDNVSPVASPIHTGFLVSFMVDARGGSMRGSRHHGLRVIIPPRTCAAPTRITCRLVKPQKLTTPPPLVEGEGLASRIISLGPSSMQFLGPVIVEIPHFASLARGDRELVVLRSENGSVWKEHRNRYGDEVLETILNGMDEDLESQEELEKKRIRRIISTDFPLYFAVVSRIQQESDLIGPEGGRLSSKLVPHVEAIFPETAVTKRVRLGLQAQPIPDELLTRQLGNQATFSPVVTIEPRRRKFHRPIGLRIPLPPSWRESPRDAGEGDTTSLRLLCSVIGGTAPAQWEDITGTTKLMYANSCANFTTNVSARFWLADCPRTAEAVTFANLLYRELMAVPYMAKFVIFAKMNEAREGRLRCYCMTDDKMDKTLELHENFTEVARSRDIELMEGMPLHLECSGNLVPIRKATQQPRTFSFQAFRDNRLPVSVKVRDSNKDATGFLSFLRKCTKYEDAQHVLCNLNIAMPPCIKVVGSEERRRTLTPLALRERYSALNEPSLATVNAMERTEVKINIISEQLGLSWAELARELQFGVDDINRIRVENPNSLLDQSLALLNLWVAREGKRAKMESLYTALKNIDRADIVSSLEAQATQLAPGSSEEGACRLGDRDSTLLSPGTINEVTDTRPSRLVHKPRVIRPPFFRRGYGLVQEELLSPASMQYSLPSPLGAEPYWQEVSSLECAPIAATEEDTLMEMSDVHVWPTGLSPSLVTVEDSSLDGSSRADDSEGATLSLPCSLGRPSSGASGASSSLMELEEEEEEEEEEEGEVEEEEAPLEPVGALAERDRVRASGAVPKVNLNGQLGGQQMYAEASPLSRVGEHNGDNRLVGGGAFQPYLPDKDSLQGWVGSVSTGRNKSAPGLHAAQEALLTPVCDTAYSQVLREHLLRGKGLGFSYRQTGERAWEQEWRRGKREEKDDCAADERGSTLNRKVGADVRRAAQSVQRTSLRRVKH; encoded by the exons GCTGACACAACCACCAGCTTCCTGCGCGCCGCTCGCTcaggcaacctggacaaagctCTGGATCACATCAAGAATGGAATAGACATCAATATAGCGAATCAA AACGGTCTCAACGGCTTACATCTGGCCTCGAAAGAGGGTCACGTGAAAATGGTCCTGGAGCTCCTTCACTCGGGCATCGAACTCGAAGCCACCACCAAG AAAGgcaacactgctctccatatCGCGGCGCTGGCGGGCCAGGAGAAAGTGGTGGCTGAGCTGGTCAATTATGGCGCAAACGTTAACGCCCAGTCACAt AAAGGGTTTAGTCCTCTCTACATGGCAGCACAGGAAAATCATCTCGAGGTGGTCAAGTTCCTGCTTGAGAACAGCGCCAATCAGAGTCTGCCCACCGAG GACGGCTTCACCCCTCTGGCGGTGGCCCTGCAGCAGGGCCATGAAAACGTTGTAGCACTGCTCATTAACTATGGCACCAAAGGCAAGGTCCGCCTCCCTGCACTGCACATCGCTGCCCGAAATGACGACACGCGCACCGCCGCTGTGCTCCTGCAGAACGACCCGAATCCTGATGTTCTCAGCAAG ACTGGTTTCACCCCTCTACATATCGCAGCCCACTATGAGAATATGAGCGTAGCCCAGCTGCTACTTAACAGAGGAGCCAACGTTCACTTCACCCCGAAG AATGGCATCACACCACTTCATATCGCCTCCAGGAGGGGCAATATGATGATGGTCAGACTCCTGCTGGACAGAGGGGCCCAGATAGATGCCAAAACaaag GATGAATTGACTCCGCTTCACTGTGCAGCTCGAAATGGACACGTTCGCATCATTGAGATCCTGCTGGAACACGGTGCGCCCATCCAAGCTAAAACCAAG AATGGTCTGTCCCCCATCCACATGGCAGCTCAGGGGGATCACATGGACTGCGTTAGACAGCTACTACAATACAACGCCGAGATCGACGACATCACGCTGGACCATTTAACCCCTCTTCATGTAGCGGCCCACTGTGGTCACCATCGCATGGGCAAAGTTCTTCTGGACAAGGGGGCCAAAGCCAATGCTCGAGCTCTG AATGGATTCACACCACTCCATATTGCATGCAAGAAGAACCATATGCGCTCAATGGATTTGCTGCTCAAACACTCTGCTTCCCTCGAAGCCGTCACAGAG TCTGGCCTCACTCCTCTCCATGTAGCAGCTTTCATGGGTCACTTGAACATAGTGAAGAACCTGCTCCAGAGAGGGGCTTCACCTAATGCTTCCAATGTG AAGGTGGAGACCCCCCTCCACATGGCCTCCAGAGCAGGACACTGTGAAGTTGCCCAGTTTTTGTTGCAGAACTCAGCACAAGTGGATGCTAGGGCTAAG GACGACCAAACCCCCCTTCACTGTGCGGCTCGAATGGGACACAAGGAGCTGGTCAAGCTACTTCTTGAACACAAGGCTAACCCTGACTCGTCCACCACTGCAGGGCACACTCCCTTGCACATCGCCGCACGGGAAGGACACATCCACACGATTCGCATTTTGTTGGACGCTGGAGCACAGCAGACCAAAATGACTAAG AAAGGCTTCACGCCCCTCCACGTGGCCTCTAAATACGGAAAAGTAGACGTAGCGGAGCTCCTTCTTGAGAGAGGTGCCAATCCCAATGCGGCGGGCAAG AATGGTCTGACAGCCCTGCATGTGGCAGTTCACCACAACAACCTGGATGTTGTTAAGCTCCTGGTCAGCAAGGGAGGATCCGCACATAGCAACGCTCGG AATGGTTACACTCCTCTCCATATAGCAGCCAAACAGAATCAGATGGAAGTAGCCAGTTGCCTGCTGCAGAACGGGGCATCGCCCAATGCCGAGTCCCTCCAAGGCATCACGCCCCTGCACTTGGCCTCACAAGAGGGACGGCCCGACATTGTGGCTCTACTCATCTCCAAGCAAGCGAACGTAAATCTAGGAAACAAG AATGGATTGACCCCTCTCCATCTGGTGGCGCAAGAGGGCCACGTGGGCATTGCCGACACGCTAGTCAAACAGGGAGCGTCTGTTTATGCTGCTTCGCGG ATGGGTTACACACCCCTTCACGTGGCCTGTCACTATGGTAACATCAAAATGGTCAAGTTCCTGCTGCAGCAGCAGGCGCATGTGAATAGCAAAACACGG ATGGGCTACACACCGTTGCACCAAGCAGCTCAGCAGGGTCACACCGATATTGTCACCCTGCTGTTAAAACACGGGGCCCGGCCCAATGAGATTACGTCG AATGGGACGTCTCCACTGGGCATCGCAAAACGTCTTGGTTACATCTCTGTCATCGACGTGCTTAAACTGGTGACTGAGGAATCCGTCTCAGCG ATCACCATCGAAAAGCATCGGATGAGTTTTCCTGAGACGGTGGATGAGATTTTGGACGTCTCCGAGGATGAAG GGGTCGCCCAGCTAACGTTAG GCGACGAGTTGCTCGGAATGGACGGAGCGCGCTATTTGAAGCTTGATGATTTCAAGGATCAAGACGATGACTTCCTCTCTCCTAAGAAGACGCTTAAAGATTTTGAAGGTGGTGTGGGGACCAC TCCCTACTCTCCCGCCATTCCCAGGATCCCTTGCGTGTCGCCGGAAACCGTTCTTCTCGATCAG CACACCCCCATTCCGCTGCCGAAGGAGTATGACGAAGACTCTCTTATCCCGAGCAGTCCAGCCACAGAAACCTCAGACAATGTCAGCCCTGTGGCCAGCCCCATTCACACTGG CTTCCTGGTGAGCTTCATGGTAGACGCCCGCGGAGGCTCCATGCGAGGCAGCAGACATCACGGCCTGCGAGTGATCATCCCTCCTCGGACCTGCGCCGCACCGACACGCATCACCTGCCGCCTGGTCAAACCCCAGAAGTTGACCACACCCCCTCCActggtggagggcgagggcCTTGCCAGCCGTATCATCTCGCTGGGTCCGTCCAGCATGCAGTTCCTTGG GCCAGTTATCGTGGAGATCCCACACTTTGCctcactggctcgaggggaccgCGAGCTCGTGGTCCTCCGTAGTGAGAACGGCTCCGTCTGGAAAGAACACCGGAATCGCTACGGCGATGAAGTGCTGGAAACCATCCTGAATGGCATGGATGAAG ACCTCGAAAGTCAAGaggagttggaaaaaaaacggattcgTCGGATCATCTCCACTGACTTCCCACTGTACTTTGCCGTGGTTTCCCGCATTCAGCAAGAGAGCGATCTGATTGGTCCAGAGGGCGGTCGTCTGAGCAGTAAACTGGTGCCCCACGTTGAGGCCATTTTTCCCGAGACGGCTGTCACCAAAAGAGTGAGACTGGGACTGCAG GCCCAGCCCATCCCCGATGAGTTGCTGACTCGACAACTCGGCAACCAGGCGACCTTCAGTCCCGTGGTCACAATCGAACCACGCAGGCGCAAATTTCACCGTCCAATCGGACTGCGTATTCCGCTCCCGCCGTCCTGGCGTGAGAGCCCTCGTGATGCCGGCGAGGGTGACACCACCAGCCTGCGCCTCCTCTGCAGTGTCATTG GTGGGACAGCACCTGCTCAGTGGGAGGACATCACCGGAACAACCAAGCTGATGTATGCAAACAGCTGTGCCAATTTTACAACGAACGTCTCTGCAAG GTTCTGGCTCGCAGATTGTCCCCGCACGGCAGAGGCCGTGACCTTCGCCAACCTTTTGTACCGGGAACTGATGGCCGTGCCTTACATGGCAAAGTTTGTCATCTTTGCAAAGATGAACGAGGCGCGGGAAGGACGCCTGCGTTGTTACTGCATGACCGATGACAAGATGGACAAGACGCTGGAGTTGCACGAAAACTTCACCGAAGTGGCACGGAGTCGAGACATCGAG CTAATGGAGGGTATGCCGCTGCATCTGGAATGCTCCGGGAACCTGGTGCCAATCAGGAAAGCCACACAGCAGCCTCGCACCTTCAGCTTCCAGGCCTTCAGGGATAACCGGCTGCCCGTTTCTGTCAAG GTCAGAGACAGCAACAAGGATGCCACAGGGTTTTTGTCCTTCCTGCGAAAGTGCACCAAGTATGAGGATGCTCAGCATGTGCTATGCAACCTCAACATAGCAATGCCACCCTGCATCAAG gtTGTCGGAAGTGAAGAACGCAGGAGAACTTTAACACCTCTCGCCCTGAGGGAGCGCTACAGTGCTCTGAATGAGCCCAGTTTGG CCACAGTGAATGCAATGGAAAGGACTGAGGTCAAGATCAACATCATATCGGAGCAACTGGGTTTAAGTTGGGCAG AGTTGGCACGAGAGCTTCAGTTTGGCGTCGATGACATCAACAGGATCCGCGTGGAGAACCCCAACTCTCTGCTGGACCAGAGCCTCGCCTTGCTCAACCTCTGGGTTGCTAGAGAGGGCAAGAGGGCAAAGA TGGAGAGTCTGTACACTGCTTTGAAGAACATTGACCGTGCAGACATCGTAAGCTCCCTGGAGGCTCAGGCTACACAACTGGCGCCCGGCTCTTCAGAGGAGGGCGCTTGCCGACTGGGCGATCGAGACTCCACCTTGCTGTCGCCCGGTACCATCAATG AGGTTACGGACACAAGGCCATCGCGCCTGGTGCACAAGCCACGAGTTATTAGACCCCCGTTTTTCAGGAGGG GTTATGGGCTGGTTCAGGAGGAGCTGCTGTCTCCGGCCTCCATGCAATACAGTTTGCCTTCTCCTCTTGGTGCAGAGCCCTACTGGCAGGAAGTATCCAGTCTGGAGTGCGCCCCCATCGCCGCCACAGAAGAAGACACTTTGATGGAGATGTCGGACGTCCACGTGTGGCCAACGGGGCTCAGCCCCTCGCTGGTTACGGTGGAAGACTCTTCTTTGGATGGCAGCAGCCGAGCGGACGACTCGGAGGGCGCCACGCTCTCCCTTCCCTGCAGTTTGGGCCGCCCGAGCAGCGGAGCGAGCGGGGCGAGCAGCTCCCTCatggagctggaggaggaagaggaggaggaggaggaggaggaaggggaggttgaggaggaggaggcgccaCTGGAGCCAGTGGGCGCGCTGGCGGAAAGGGACCGGGTCAGAGCCAGTGGCGCCGTTCCCAAGGTCAACTTGAATGGCCAGCTGGGAG GCCAGCAGATGTACGCTGAGGCGTCTCCGTTGAGTCGAGTGGGCGAGCACAATGGAGACAACCG GTTGGTTGGGGGCGGAGCTTTTCAACCTTACCTACCTGACAAGGATTCCTTGCAGGGCTGGGTGGGCTCAGTATCAACGGGACGGAACAAGAGCGCGCCAGGCCTGCACGCCGCCCAGGaggctctgctgactccggtgtGTGACACAGCTTACTCACAGGTGCTGCGTGAGCACCTCCTGCGGGGCAAGGGGCTGGGCTTCTCTTACCGGCAGACAGGGGAGCGTGCGTGGGAACAGGAGTGGAGGCGGGGCAAG AGAGAGGAGAAAGACGACTGTGCTGCTGACGAACGCGGGAGCACTCTCAATCGAAAG GTGGGGGCGGATGTGAGAAGGGCCGCTCAGTCGGTGCAGCGCACCAGTCTTCGGAGGGTTAAACActga